The DNA sequence gggaatggaagcttgggttcatagggaggagggacaGAAGAGCTCTCAcctgctggagcagcagattcaccatcttttgttgtcttcttctcttctccaacctttcctttacccttatctttctcaatcttctccaagatctcatcatctgtcttctcatcaacaatgaccacttcatcatctagattgatggctatctcctcaccttgtttctcagcatccttggtgagggttctaggaggtaactgcttaccactcctgagtgtgacagcttttgcgtCCTTGGGATTTTGATCAgattttccaggtagagatcctggcTGACGATTCTGGTGggtgctcatggaagcaaactgattctccaaattcttgacagaagaagcaaggtgggagaatttgttgttgagctcattgtagctcccatcaatcttggagtgaaggttcttcagctcatagcccacatgcttctcacttctagtctgagactccaagatctgtttcagtaatgcatcagtgctgctctcttgAGGGGCAGAAGAGCTAGGAGAGGGgctttgctgaggctgatagttgctctgctggttgtttcttggctgataaccactctgctggttgttggaatagggcttctgttggtagttgttgtactgaaagttgggttccttcttgtaccagctaccattgctgttgatgaaacacaattcttcttgcccttccaaaccatcaacctcattgacagtaggaggtatctcctgttgtgggttaccaacaaagttcacctgcgcttgtgtggccttatcagcaatgagtgtgtcaatcttctcctgaagagctttgatctcattccttgtgtgcttgtcatcacctctactgcttctgtcatggtctccactgtagactgcatcactcttaaccatgttgtcaaccagagcctctgcttcttcctcagttctccccaaaaagaacccattgctagctgtatccagtctggctctatacttaggaagagcacctctgtagaatgtgctcagcaagctctccttggaaaaaccatggtgtgggcactgagcttggtaaccattgaatctctcccaagcttcactgaatccttccaagttcttctgttggaagctggagatctcgttcctcaacttagcagttcttgaggtggagaagaatttctccaagaatgcctttttgcagtcttcccaagtggtgatggagtcacttggtagagacttctcccactgacgtgccttatcccccaaagagaaggggaatagcttgagctttaaagcatcctctgacacaccattagtctttgacataccacagtagctgtcaaacttatccaagtgatcaaatgggtcctccacagccagaccatgatacttgttgttctctatgcagttgagcagtcctgacttgatctcaaagttgttagcagccacagctggtgctcgaattccaagtctaggaccatggatgttggggcggtcataagtgccaatggggcgagctggtcgctgttgaggtccattggggttctgaggattttgttgttcttccattgcagcttccagtggctgcagttgagcttgttgctcttcttctcttctttttctagcacactctctctctaaagctctgatgtctgtgGCTCTTGGAaaaaggtttgatgtacccttgctcctcaagttcatacacctgaaaatcacaaagaggtgaagaagagaatcagtaacttaaaaaaataaaaatgacttagtctcaagcaaatgactaaatctcaatgttcaaatcaaactcagaatttggcaacggcgccaatttgatgctaGGAATTTCAAAGttcctaaaacaaatgttgtagGATAGTGATgaatgtcgaaccagttctgagggactcaaagcagtgagaatgcaagtatttgcctaatctaagtgcagccagtgatttgatgatttctaaactaatgattaaagctaatgcaaagcaataaaaatgatacttttaagctattggaaaggagaactcatgggtataggaactTGACCTCGGGTGATCAGgattcgaactaaggatgaacaataaacgatcaaacaaacaaccttaagcctagacacaattctaagcaagctctatgtctagatgaatgctcatttgctaacacatctcaaacatcaagtgtccttggttgaataacatgcaagcaatcagtcACAACaggtctattagctatcttagcatctttaacaacaaatgtctttggcaaagtacactaaaagcctaggagagttgactcgggcatttcatcgaacacctgtcgggtgagaaatgcctagagatcaccctttgagtggcctactcaaatgatgtattgaaatcactctactagcaaggagatgacatgatctacactaaaacatcatagaactaacctaatcacccttagtctcctaacccatgaattcaaaaggtgattactcactaatctccatgattcctcttaaacccatgatggatttcagattaatcatgtagagaaatagatgagagatcacaagaacaataacaaaccaagtcaaaaagagattaatttcttgagagagtttgtgttcttcaatagatcaaagattcCCTGCCCAAAAAgtggctacaacatacttaaacattaggtttttcagagtaaaaacgtgcataagaaattgcaaaaaggtccttgaaaaatcataaaatcgggTAGCATAAAGGGGTGGAGCGACCAGGAGGGGTCGCTCCGGGTGGTCGCTGCGGGTTGGTCGAAGAAGACGAGCGGGCTGGGTGAGTCGCTGCGCCGAGGTCGCTCCAGGAGTGAAGTCACAGCGGCCAGCCAGGGTCGCTCCGGTCAGGTCGCTCCGGATGGATATGTCTCTAGTAAATTGGTCATAACTTCTTcgttacatctccaaatgacttgaaaccacttccattagaaagctaactcaatttcatgtgtctccacaaaatcttagcaacagaagatgtctcgaaggcctccatccatgctcatctttcaccccctttttgagcacattgcttccaaatgtctccaagaactccatgtggtgttccaatacctgatagagacatatgtatgccaaatgcaacctaaacatgcctaaatcctaatctatatgatgcaaatgcctatgaatgaatggttaaaacaatgcaaatatgcaagacatcaggAACGCCAGGAGAATAAAcatcctaaatcctaatctatatgatgcaaatgcctatgaatgaatggtaaaacaatgcaaatatgcaagacatcaggAACcgctaatcagtggagaataaccaggaagttgaataaatctcataggagttgtgagtaagaagatatcccactttctatccagatgattccagataagcctgtttgaacatatgccattatcttcatgattcttatcaaaccaggatgaaccacgatctaagaaactttatttggaaccactattcagtggagaataacaggaagttaaataaatctcataggagttgtgagtaagaagatatcccactttctatccagatgattccagattagctgttcggacatatggcaatatcttcatgattcttatcaaaccaggatgaaccacgatctaagaagctatatttggaaccactaatcagtggagaataaccaggaagttgaataaatctcataagtgttgtgagcaagaagatatcccaccttctatccagatgattccagattagcatgctcggacatatgccattatcttcatgattcttatcaaaccgatatgaaccacgatctaagaagctttatttggaaccactaatcagtggagaataaccaggaagttgaataaatctcataggagttgtgagtaagaagatatcccactttctatccagatgattccagattagcctgttcggacatatggcaatatcttcatgcttcttatcaaaccaggatgaaccaatatataagaatcttgattgggaaccactaatcagtggagaatatccaggaagttgaataaatctcataggagttgtgagtaagaagataacccactttttatccagatgattccagattagcctgttcggacatatgccattatcttcatgattcttatcaagccaggatgaaccacgatctaagaagctttatttggaaccactaatcagtggagaataaccaggaagttgaataaatctcataggagttgtgagtaagaagatatcccactttctgtccagatgattccagattagcctgttcggacatatgccattatcttcattgttcttatcaaaccaggatgaaccacgatctaagaagctttatttggaaccactaatcagtggagaataaccaggaaggtgaataaatctcataagtgttgtgagcaacaagatatcccaccttctatccagatgattccagattagcctgttcggacatatgccattatcttcatgattcttatcaaacgaggatgaaccacgatctaagaagctttatttggaaccactaatcagtggagaataaccaggaagttgaataaatctcataggagttgtgagtaagaagatatcccactttctatccagatgattccagattagcctgttcggacatatgccaatatcttccttattcttatcaaaccaggatgaaccaatatataagaagcttgattggaaccactaatcagtggagaataaccaggaagttgaataaatctcataggagttgtgagtaagaagatatcccactttctatccagatgattccagattagcctgttcggatatatgccattatcttcatgattcttatcaaaccaggatgaaccacgatctaagaagctttatttggaaccactaatcagtggagaataaccaggaagttgaataaatctcataggagttgtgaggaagaagatatcccactttctatccagatgattccagattagcttgttcggacatatggcaatatcttcatgattcttatcaaaccaggatgaaccatgatctaagaagctttatttggaaccactaatcagtggagaataaccaggaagttgaataaatctcataggagttgtgagtaagaagatatcccactttctatccagatgattccagattagcctgtttgaacatatgccattatcttcatgattcttatcaaaccaggatgaaccacgatctaagaagctttatttggaaccactattcagtggagaataaccaggaagttgaataaatctcataggagttgtgagtaagaagatatcccactttctatccagatgattccagattagctgttcggacatatggcaatatcttcatgattgttatcaaaccaggatgaaccacgatctaagaagctttatttggaaccactaatca is a window from the Raphanus sativus cultivar WK10039 unplaced genomic scaffold, ASM80110v3 Scaffold1097, whole genome shotgun sequence genome containing:
- the LOC130503740 gene encoding uncharacterized protein LOC130503740, with product MNLRSKGTSNLFPRATDIRALERECARKRREEEQQAQLQPLEAAMEEQQNPQNPNGPQQRPARPIGTYDRPNIHGPRLGIRAPAVAANNFEIKSGLLNCIENNKYHGLAVEDPFDHLDKFDSYCGMSKTNGVSEDALKLKLFPFSLGDKARQWEKSLPSDSITTWEDCKKAFLEKFFSTSRTAKLRNEISSFQQKNLEGFSEAWERFNGYQAQCPHHGFSKESLLSTFYRGALPKYRARLDTASNGFFLGRTEEEAEALVDNMVKSDAVYSGDHDRSSRGDDKHTRNEIKALQEKIDTLIADKATQAQVNFVGNPQQEIPPTVNEVDGLEGQEELCFINSNGSWYKKEPNFQYNNYQQKPYSNNQQSGYQPRNNQQSNYQPQQSPSPSSSAPQESSTDALLKQILESQTRSEKHVGYELKNLHSKIDGSYNELNNKFSHLASSVKNLENQFASMSTHQNRQPGSLPGKSDQNPKDAKAVTLRSGKQLPPRTLTKDAEKQGEEIAINLDDEVVIVDEKTDDEILEKIEKDKGKGKVGEEKKTTKDGESAAPAGESSSVPPPYEPKLPFPGRFKKQLLQKYKALFEKQMSEAQVTMPIIDAFMLIPQYSKFLKDAVTAKKKEMEGMMVLSHECNAIIQRLNAPEKLEDPGCFTLPCALGPMVLRNVSAIWELVSA